A single Mangrovimonas sp. YM274 DNA region contains:
- a CDS encoding pitrilysin family protein, which produces MRKFNLLYLLVFFLLAFSCKTEKGSEVAYAIETHYDPSGLTYETVANDPTGLRLYTLENGLKVYLSKNNDEPKIQTYIAVRAGSNYDPKESTGLAHYLEHMVFKGTDEISALDWEKEKVYLEQISDLYEKHRAETDPEKKKEIYKKIDEVSLEASNYCVANEYDKMVSSLGATGTNAHTWFEETVYKNKIPANELDKWLALESERFSQLVLRLFHTELEAVFEEFNRGQDSDFRKSYFAMLDGLFPNHPYGQQTTIGTGEHLKNPSMVDIHNYFNKYYVPNNMAVVLVGDLDFDATIKKVNETFGKMERKEVVHPELPKEEPIIAPVVKEVFGPQSENISIAFRSKGVNTEEEKLVTLCDMILANGNAGLIDLNLNQQQVVQYAGCSPTFLNDYGYHVFNGSPKAGQSLDEVKDLLLAQIEKLKKGEFEDWMIDAVVNDLKLSQTQQYENSTALASMYYNAFIHHEDWNDKVKFLEDLKGYTKQQVVDFANQFYKDNYVVTYKRQGEDSSIVKVENPGITPVNLNRDKSSEYLTNFNKIEPQPLQPLFVNYKEAIKEASTSNGIEVSYIENELNDLFNLNIIFDMGSDHDKKLGLAVGYLEYLGTDTYSAEELKKEFYKLGINYYVSTGYDKSYVGLNGLKENLPKGLELLENLWSNAVADQESYDKYVDKILKGREDGKTQKGNILQNGLMNYGKYGENSRLRNIMQAEELKAQDPQELVDLVKDLRNFEQRIFYYGKDVDAAVAALNNYHTIPSELKAYPEETTYIEQETGGNVYFVDFDMVQSEMLFLAKGKPFNSENLAASTLFNTYFGSGLSSIVFQEIRESKSLAYSAWANYSDASEKDKSNYVRAYIGTQANKMPQAVDAMMELMTNMPEAEEQFNAAKEAALKKIAADRITKTSIFWNYERLKKRGIDYDNREEIYNAIQTMTMEDLRNFFNENIKGENYNVMVIGNKKEIDFNALSKLGEVQEMDIDYLFNYEKPEEVKL; this is translated from the coding sequence ATGAGAAAATTTAATCTTCTTTACCTTTTGGTCTTCTTTCTGTTGGCGTTTAGCTGTAAGACAGAGAAAGGATCAGAAGTGGCTTATGCCATCGAAACTCACTACGACCCTAGCGGTCTTACTTATGAAACTGTAGCCAATGACCCAACGGGGTTACGCCTTTACACTTTGGAAAATGGCTTAAAAGTATATTTAAGTAAAAACAACGACGAGCCTAAAATCCAAACTTATATAGCAGTAAGAGCTGGCTCTAATTATGATCCCAAAGAATCTACTGGTCTAGCCCACTATTTGGAGCATATGGTGTTTAAAGGTACCGACGAGATAAGTGCCTTGGATTGGGAAAAAGAGAAAGTGTACTTAGAGCAAATTTCTGATTTATACGAAAAACATAGAGCAGAAACCGATCCTGAAAAGAAAAAGGAAATCTATAAAAAGATAGACGAAGTTTCTTTGGAAGCTTCTAACTATTGTGTTGCCAATGAATATGATAAAATGGTTAGTTCTTTGGGAGCTACAGGTACCAATGCGCATACTTGGTTTGAAGAAACGGTCTACAAAAACAAGATTCCTGCCAATGAATTGGATAAGTGGCTAGCTTTGGAAAGTGAACGTTTTAGCCAATTGGTGTTACGTTTGTTCCACACGGAATTGGAAGCTGTATTTGAAGAGTTCAACAGAGGCCAGGATAGCGACTTTAGAAAATCCTATTTTGCAATGTTGGATGGCTTATTTCCTAATCATCCTTATGGACAACAAACCACCATTGGAACGGGAGAACACTTAAAAAACCCTTCTATGGTTGATATCCATAATTATTTCAATAAATACTATGTTCCTAATAATATGGCCGTAGTGTTGGTTGGAGATTTGGATTTCGATGCTACAATTAAAAAAGTAAATGAAACTTTTGGCAAAATGGAGCGCAAGGAAGTTGTGCATCCAGAATTGCCAAAAGAAGAGCCAATTATCGCTCCTGTGGTAAAAGAGGTTTTTGGGCCTCAGTCTGAAAACATTTCAATTGCTTTCCGCTCGAAAGGAGTAAATACTGAAGAGGAAAAATTAGTGACCTTATGTGACATGATATTGGCTAACGGGAATGCAGGTCTAATCGATTTAAACTTGAACCAACAACAAGTTGTTCAATATGCAGGTTGTAGTCCTACCTTCCTAAATGATTATGGGTATCATGTTTTTAATGGAAGTCCAAAAGCAGGTCAATCTTTAGATGAAGTTAAAGATTTATTGTTAGCCCAAATTGAAAAGCTAAAAAAAGGGGAGTTTGAAGATTGGATGATCGATGCAGTTGTAAACGACCTTAAATTAAGTCAGACACAGCAATATGAGAACAGTACAGCTTTAGCGTCTATGTACTACAATGCCTTTATTCATCATGAAGATTGGAATGATAAAGTGAAATTCTTGGAGGATTTGAAAGGATACACCAAGCAACAAGTGGTAGACTTCGCCAATCAGTTTTATAAAGACAACTATGTTGTTACTTACAAGCGTCAAGGTGAAGATAGTTCTATCGTAAAGGTTGAGAACCCTGGAATTACGCCTGTAAACCTGAATAGGGATAAGAGCTCAGAGTATTTAACAAACTTCAACAAAATAGAGCCACAACCATTACAGCCATTGTTTGTTAACTATAAAGAAGCCATCAAAGAAGCTTCAACTAGCAATGGAATTGAAGTATCCTACATTGAAAATGAATTGAATGACTTATTTAATCTGAACATCATTTTCGACATGGGAAGTGATCATGATAAAAAATTAGGATTGGCTGTAGGATATTTGGAATATTTAGGAACTGATACTTACTCTGCCGAGGAGCTTAAAAAAGAATTCTACAAGTTGGGAATCAATTACTATGTGAGCACAGGTTATGATAAATCTTATGTAGGTTTGAACGGTTTAAAAGAAAACCTACCTAAAGGTTTAGAGCTTTTAGAAAACTTATGGAGCAATGCAGTTGCTGATCAAGAATCCTACGATAAATATGTAGACAAAATCCTAAAGGGAAGAGAAGATGGTAAAACCCAAAAAGGCAACATTCTTCAAAATGGATTGATGAACTATGGGAAATATGGAGAAAATTCACGTCTAAGAAACATCATGCAAGCGGAAGAATTGAAAGCTCAAGATCCTCAAGAATTAGTAGATTTAGTGAAAGACTTAAGAAACTTTGAGCAGCGTATTTTCTATTACGGAAAGGATGTTGATGCAGCTGTAGCGGCCCTAAATAATTACCACACCATTCCTTCAGAATTAAAGGCGTATCCAGAAGAAACTACATATATTGAACAAGAAACTGGAGGTAATGTTTATTTCGTTGATTTTGATATGGTACAGTCTGAAATGTTATTCCTGGCTAAAGGAAAACCTTTCAATTCAGAAAACTTGGCAGCTTCAACTTTATTCAATACTTACTTTGGGAGCGGCTTGTCATCCATAGTGTTTCAGGAAATTAGAGAATCGAAGTCTTTAGCATATTCTGCTTGGGCTAACTATAGCGATGCCTCTGAAAAGGATAAATCAAATTATGTTAGAGCCTACATAGGGACTCAAGCCAATAAAATGCCACAAGCGGTTGATGCCATGATGGAGTTAATGACCAACATGCCTGAAGCCGAAGAGCAATTTAATGCAGCTAAAGAGGCGGCATTAAAGAAAATAGCTGCAGATCGTATTACGAAAACCAGTATTTTCTGGAATTATGAGCGTTTAAAGAAAAGAGGTATCGATTACGATAACAGAGAGGAAATCTATAATGCTATCCAAACTATGACAATGGAAGATTTGCGCAATTTCTTCAACGAAAATATTAAAGGCGAAAACTATAATGTTATGGTAATTGGTAACAAAAAAGAAATCGATTTTAATGCCTTGTCCAAATTGGGAGAGGTTCAGGAAATGGATATTGATTATCTTTTCAACTACGAGAAACCAGAAGAAGTTAAGTTGTAA
- the fabG gene encoding 3-oxoacyl-[acyl-carrier-protein] reductase has protein sequence MKLLEGKTAIITGASRGIGKGIAEVFAQQGANVAFTYSSSVEAANALEKELNDMGVKAKGYQSNAADFTQAQALVEDVVKEFGSIDILINNAGITKDNLLMRISEEDFDKVIEVNLKSVFNMTKAVQRTMLKQRQGSIINMSSVVGVKGNAGQTNYAASKAGIIGFSKSVALELGSRNIRCNVVAPGFIETEMTAKLDENTVKGWRDAIPLKRGGTPEDIANVCVFLASDMSAYVTGQTLHVDGGMLT, from the coding sequence ATGAAATTACTAGAAGGAAAAACAGCCATTATTACAGGGGCTAGCCGAGGAATAGGAAAGGGAATAGCAGAAGTGTTTGCTCAGCAAGGAGCCAATGTTGCCTTTACTTATAGTTCTTCGGTAGAAGCAGCAAATGCCTTGGAAAAGGAATTGAATGATATGGGGGTTAAGGCCAAAGGATACCAAAGCAATGCTGCTGATTTCACCCAAGCCCAAGCCTTGGTGGAAGATGTGGTTAAGGAATTTGGAAGCATTGATATTTTAATTAATAATGCAGGTATTACAAAGGACAACCTTTTAATGCGTATTAGCGAAGAGGATTTTGATAAGGTTATTGAAGTAAATCTTAAATCGGTTTTCAACATGACCAAGGCGGTACAACGCACTATGTTGAAACAACGCCAAGGATCTATCATCAATATGAGTTCTGTAGTAGGAGTTAAAGGGAATGCAGGACAAACTAATTATGCTGCTTCTAAGGCAGGGATTATCGGATTCTCTAAATCTGTAGCTCTTGAATTAGGTTCTAGAAACATTAGATGTAATGTTGTAGCACCTGGTTTTATAGAAACCGAAATGACGGCAAAATTAGATGAAAATACCGTGAAAGGTTGGAGAGATGCCATTCCTTTAAAACGTGGAGGTACTCCAGAAGATATCGCCAATGTATGTGTGTTCCTAGCTAGCGATATGAGTGCCTATGTTACAGGACAGACTCTTCACGTTGATGGTGGAATGCTAACCTAA
- a CDS encoding VWA domain-containing protein — MNDITLLYIIIAGIIALLVALFQYIYKSKKRTKTNMLLAFLRFVTVFTVLLLLINPKFEKISYYNEKPNLVVAVDNSESIDYLQQSNNVEDIISAIKSEETINSNFNVEYYTFGKQLQALDSLSFREKQSDMSKAFKRLSEVYNNTIAPTILITDGNQTYGNDYEYVTNRLYKQPIYPIVLGDTTKYTDLKIQQLNVNKYAYLKNKFPVEIIAVYDGDSQVNTQLKITSGNTVIHSQNLEFDEQNTSRIIDVTLPANRVGVTNYKAELTPLEGEKNKVNNVKNFAVEVIDQKTNVAIISDLIHPDLGALKKAIESNEQRSASILSIRDFLISSTDFQSVILYQPNNSFNLVYNELEKRKLNSFVVLGPKTNWTFLNNIQSLYQQKITRQTEDFLPALNPNYATFIVDDLGFHDFPPLQSEFGSLTFSIPMDPILFKTINGTQLDEPLLATFENGNQRQAVLVGEGIWRWRAQSFLEAQSFQEFDDFIGKLIQYLSTNQRKNRLNVDYESFYNGNDDLKITAQFFNKNYEFDNNASINISLKNQDTDNVLSFPFVLKNTNYEVDLSGLTPGRYRFTVSVDSENISTQGELQVLDYNVEQQFLNANVAKLNNVASASKGKVFFRNQLQDLATLLLNDSRYQTLQKSTKKIVPLIDWKYLLGLIVLSLSLEWFIRKYKGLI; from the coding sequence ATGAATGACATAACACTTTTATATATCATCATTGCTGGAATAATAGCGCTACTAGTAGCGCTTTTTCAGTATATATATAAATCGAAGAAACGTACCAAGACCAATATGTTATTGGCTTTTTTGAGATTTGTTACGGTATTTACAGTTTTATTGTTGCTCATTAATCCCAAGTTTGAAAAGATAAGTTATTACAATGAAAAGCCCAATTTAGTCGTTGCAGTAGATAATTCAGAATCGATAGACTATTTACAACAAAGTAACAATGTTGAGGATATTATTAGTGCTATAAAGTCTGAAGAAACTATAAATTCTAATTTTAACGTAGAATATTACACCTTTGGAAAGCAGTTGCAGGCATTGGATTCTCTAAGCTTTCGTGAAAAGCAATCGGATATGTCCAAAGCCTTTAAAAGACTTTCTGAGGTTTATAACAATACCATAGCTCCAACGATTCTTATTACGGATGGAAATCAGACCTATGGCAACGATTATGAATATGTAACTAACCGGTTATATAAACAGCCAATCTACCCAATTGTATTGGGAGACACTACCAAATATACAGACCTTAAAATACAACAGTTAAACGTCAATAAATATGCGTATTTAAAAAATAAGTTCCCTGTTGAGATAATTGCAGTATATGATGGTGATAGCCAAGTAAACACCCAGCTTAAAATAACTTCGGGCAACACCGTTATCCATTCCCAAAACCTAGAGTTTGATGAACAAAACACATCAAGAATAATTGATGTAACACTTCCAGCCAATAGGGTAGGTGTCACCAATTATAAGGCAGAATTAACACCTTTGGAAGGCGAAAAAAATAAGGTAAACAACGTTAAGAATTTTGCGGTTGAAGTAATCGACCAAAAGACCAACGTTGCAATTATATCCGATCTTATTCATCCTGATTTAGGAGCTTTAAAAAAGGCTATTGAAAGTAACGAGCAACGTTCTGCAAGTATATTAAGTATAAGAGATTTCTTAATCTCAAGCACAGATTTTCAATCAGTTATACTTTATCAACCCAACAACAGCTTTAATCTGGTTTATAATGAATTGGAAAAGCGTAAACTTAATAGTTTTGTTGTTTTAGGCCCCAAAACCAATTGGACATTTCTCAATAATATTCAGTCCTTATACCAACAAAAAATCACAAGACAAACGGAAGATTTCTTACCTGCGTTAAACCCTAATTATGCCACATTTATTGTCGATGATTTGGGCTTCCATGACTTTCCTCCATTACAATCGGAATTTGGTTCGCTTACATTTTCAATTCCCATGGATCCTATTTTGTTTAAAACTATTAATGGTACACAACTAGACGAACCTCTGCTAGCTACCTTTGAAAATGGTAATCAGAGGCAGGCTGTTTTAGTTGGTGAGGGCATATGGCGCTGGAGAGCACAATCATTTTTGGAAGCACAATCTTTTCAGGAATTCGATGACTTTATTGGCAAACTGATTCAATACCTAAGTACTAATCAACGTAAAAACCGATTAAACGTTGATTACGAATCGTTTTACAATGGAAATGACGATTTAAAGATTACAGCACAATTTTTCAACAAAAATTACGAGTTCGACAATAACGCATCAATCAATATTTCTTTAAAAAATCAGGATACTGATAATGTCCTTAGCTTTCCTTTTGTTCTAAAAAACACTAATTATGAAGTTGACCTGAGTGGCTTAACTCCAGGAAGATATCGTTTTACTGTTTCAGTAGATTCGGAAAATATTTCTACGCAAGGAGAATTACAAGTACTGGATTATAATGTTGAGCAACAATTTTTAAATGCCAATGTTGCCAAGTTAAATAATGTTGCCTCAGCAAGTAAAGGCAAGGTGTTTTTCAGAAATCAACTTCAGGATTTGGCAACACTGCTTCTAAACGATTCTAGGTATCAAACATTACAGAAAAGCACAAAAAAAATCGTACCTTTAATAGACTGGAAATATTTATTGGGACTTATCGTGCTAAGCCTGTCTCTTGAATGGTTCATTAGAAAATACAAAGGTTTAATTTAA
- a CDS encoding prohibitin family protein: MEKMPKIALPFVALLVVLIITITKSAITIDSGEAGVLYKTFGGGVVTDKPPLSEGFHVVAPWNKVFVYEVRQQEVLEKMNVLSSNGLDIKLEASVWFQPKYESLGKLHQEKSDKYRERVLLPAIRSAARSVVGRYTPEQLYSSKRDAIQQEIFEETKKIVDDQYIQLNEVLVRDVTLPPTIKDAIERKLKQEQESLEYEFRLVTAQKEAERQIIEAQGKADANKILSASLTDKILQDKGIEATIKLSESNNSKVIVIGSGDSGMPIILGNQ, from the coding sequence ATGGAAAAAATGCCAAAAATAGCCTTGCCTTTTGTGGCACTGCTAGTTGTTTTAATTATCACAATCACAAAATCAGCCATAACAATCGATTCTGGTGAAGCTGGCGTACTCTACAAAACATTTGGAGGTGGGGTAGTAACAGACAAGCCCCCATTATCAGAAGGGTTTCATGTAGTGGCCCCTTGGAACAAAGTCTTTGTCTATGAAGTTAGACAACAGGAAGTTCTTGAAAAAATGAATGTATTATCATCAAACGGGTTAGACATCAAACTTGAAGCCTCGGTTTGGTTTCAGCCTAAGTATGAAAGCTTGGGGAAATTACACCAAGAGAAAAGTGATAAGTATCGTGAACGTGTTTTGTTACCGGCCATTAGGTCTGCTGCCAGAAGTGTTGTAGGACGGTATACGCCAGAACAATTGTATTCTAGCAAACGTGATGCCATTCAGCAAGAGATTTTTGAAGAAACCAAAAAAATAGTAGATGACCAATATATTCAATTGAATGAGGTTTTGGTTAGAGATGTAACTCTTCCGCCAACTATTAAAGATGCAATTGAGCGTAAGTTGAAACAAGAACAGGAATCCTTAGAATACGAATTCCGTTTGGTAACCGCCCAAAAGGAAGCCGAACGTCAAATAATTGAAGCTCAAGGAAAGGCAGATGCCAATAAAATTTTAAGTGCTTCACTTACAGATAAAATCCTTCAAGACAAAGGAATTGAAGCCACTATAAAACTTTCTGAATCTAATAACAGTAAAGTTATTGTTATTGGTTCTGGAGATAGTGGTATGCCAATTATATTAGGAAATCAATAA
- the hisG gene encoding ATP phosphoribosyltransferase: protein MSKLKIAVQKAGRLHDDSMKILNEVGVSIDNGKDQLKASARNFPLEVFYLRNGDIPQYLRDGVVDAAIIGENVLIEKGGDVAIVEKLGFSKCKVSVAIPKNTKFKDVKDLEGKRIATSYPNTVNQYLEKQNIKANLHIINGSVEIAPNIGLADAIVDIVSSGSTLFKNNLKEVEVILNSEAVLAASPLIGEEQKNILNRLQFRLQSVLKGRQSKYVLLNAPNEKLEEIIKILPGMKSPTVLPLAEAGWSSVHSVINKHEFWEIIDELKRVGAQGILVCPIENMVL, encoded by the coding sequence ATGAGTAAATTAAAAATTGCAGTTCAAAAAGCAGGCCGGTTGCATGATGACTCCATGAAAATTCTAAATGAAGTAGGAGTATCTATAGACAATGGCAAAGATCAACTAAAAGCTTCTGCTCGTAATTTTCCCTTAGAGGTTTTTTATTTACGGAATGGGGATATTCCTCAGTATTTAAGAGACGGTGTGGTAGATGCAGCCATAATAGGTGAAAATGTTTTGATAGAAAAAGGGGGAGATGTTGCTATAGTTGAAAAATTGGGATTCTCAAAATGCAAAGTATCCGTAGCAATTCCTAAAAACACAAAATTTAAGGATGTAAAGGATTTAGAAGGAAAACGCATCGCGACATCCTATCCAAATACGGTTAACCAATACCTCGAAAAACAGAATATTAAAGCTAATCTTCATATTATTAATGGTTCAGTAGAAATTGCACCAAACATAGGTCTTGCCGATGCCATAGTTGATATAGTTTCTAGCGGCAGTACTTTATTTAAAAATAACTTAAAAGAAGTTGAAGTTATTTTGAACTCCGAAGCAGTATTGGCAGCTTCTCCGCTAATTGGAGAAGAACAAAAAAACATTTTAAATCGGCTCCAATTTAGACTGCAGTCTGTTTTAAAAGGAAGGCAGTCTAAATATGTACTGCTCAATGCCCCCAATGAAAAATTGGAAGAAATTATAAAAATCCTTCCAGGGATGAAGAGCCCAACTGTTTTGCCCTTGGCTGAAGCGGGATGGAGTTCCGTGCATTCAGTAATCAACAAACATGAATTCTGGGAGATTATCGACGAACTTAAACGAGTGGGAGCGCAAGGGATTCTTGTCTGTCCAATAGAAAATATGGTCCTGTAA
- the hisD gene encoding histidinol dehydrogenase: MNIIQNPNRNQWESLLKRPSKTLESIEHTVEQIFEDVQRSGDKAIQKYTLLFDGVNLNSNLVTLQEIEQASKTVPAELKDAINIAKANIETFHRAQKTAEIAVETMPGVVCWQEKKPIEKIGLYIPGGSAPLFSTVLMLAIPALIAGCKEMILCTPPNKSGVIADEILYTANLCGIGKIVKVGGIQAIAGLTFGTDSIPKVYKIFGPGNQYVTVAKQLSTKYGIAIDMPAGPSELLVVADNSAEPSYVASDLLSQAEHGADSQVILVSTSKELIDKVIYEVKKQLKQLPRLAIAQEAITNSKCFLMEDKEKALCLVNMYAPEHLIICCEDEEYFINGINNAGSVFIGNYTPESAGDYASGTNHTLPTNGFSKAYSGVNLDSFTKSITFQKITSKGLLGLGETIELMAEAEGLQAHKNAVTIRLKDLSNSTNKKV; this comes from the coding sequence ATGAATATCATTCAAAACCCAAATAGAAACCAATGGGAGTCACTTTTAAAACGTCCCTCCAAAACTTTGGAAAGTATAGAGCACACTGTAGAACAAATCTTTGAAGATGTGCAGCGCAGCGGGGATAAAGCTATACAAAAATACACCTTGTTGTTTGATGGCGTTAATTTAAACTCTAACCTGGTAACCTTACAAGAAATAGAACAAGCTAGTAAAACTGTTCCTGCCGAATTGAAGGACGCTATAAATATTGCAAAAGCAAATATAGAGACTTTTCATAGGGCACAAAAAACAGCCGAAATAGCAGTGGAAACCATGCCCGGAGTAGTTTGTTGGCAAGAAAAAAAGCCCATTGAAAAAATTGGACTTTATATCCCTGGAGGGTCTGCTCCTTTATTTTCTACAGTTCTTATGTTGGCTATTCCTGCTTTAATTGCAGGTTGCAAAGAAATGATATTATGTACACCTCCAAACAAGTCTGGTGTTATAGCTGATGAAATTCTATATACTGCCAATTTATGCGGCATCGGTAAAATAGTGAAAGTAGGAGGCATACAGGCTATTGCAGGATTAACCTTTGGTACCGATAGTATCCCTAAAGTTTATAAAATTTTTGGACCAGGAAACCAATATGTTACCGTAGCGAAACAACTATCCACAAAATATGGAATAGCCATTGATATGCCTGCTGGGCCAAGTGAATTACTTGTGGTTGCAGACAATTCGGCTGAGCCATCGTATGTTGCCTCAGATTTACTTAGCCAAGCAGAACATGGAGCCGATAGTCAAGTAATTTTAGTTTCAACTTCAAAAGAATTGATTGATAAGGTTATTTATGAAGTTAAAAAACAACTTAAGCAATTACCAAGATTGGCAATTGCTCAAGAAGCCATTACTAATTCCAAATGCTTTCTTATGGAAGACAAAGAGAAAGCTTTGTGTCTAGTAAACATGTATGCACCTGAACACTTGATCATTTGCTGTGAGGATGAGGAGTATTTTATCAATGGAATTAACAATGCCGGTTCGGTATTTATTGGAAATTACACACCTGAAAGTGCTGGGGACTATGCGTCCGGAACAAATCACACTTTGCCAACCAATGGATTTAGCAAAGCATATTCAGGAGTTAATTTAGACAGTTTTACCAAGAGTATTACCTTTCAAAAGATTACATCAAAAGGGTTGTTAGGACTTGGAGAAACCATAGAACTTATGGCAGAGGCCGAAGGTTTGCAGGCCCACAAAAACGCTGTAACAATCCGATTGAAAGACTTGTCAAACTCAACTAACAAGAAGGTATGA
- the hisC gene encoding histidinol-phosphate transaminase — translation MKTAIDITKLARPNVLALKPYSSARDDFKKNDANYVFLDANENPFNNGLNRYPDPQQHALKDVLSRLNGVSKEQILLGNGSDEVLDLIFRSFCEPNKDNIVILPPTYGMYEVLANVNAVKIIKVPLLENFQPNVEAILNTIDNATKLLFLCSPNNPTANSFQAEAIDKLLQSFNGLVVIDEAYIDFSDQESWLNRLDDFPNLVITQTLSKAYALAGVRLGICYASKEIISILNKIKPPYNINELTQQKAISELKGTIATQEQIQTILDERERLTVALKSIAYIEKIYPSDTNFLLIKVDDANRRYQQLVEEGVIVRNRTKEPLCDNCLRITVGNPNENKILVQTLQNLKP, via the coding sequence ATGAAGACAGCGATTGATATAACCAAATTGGCCAGACCCAATGTTTTGGCTCTAAAGCCATACTCATCGGCAAGGGATGATTTCAAAAAAAATGACGCTAATTACGTGTTTTTGGATGCCAATGAAAATCCTTTTAATAATGGATTAAATCGGTATCCAGATCCACAGCAACATGCTTTAAAGGATGTGTTGTCTCGCTTAAATGGTGTATCCAAAGAGCAAATTTTGTTGGGTAATGGTAGCGACGAAGTATTGGATTTAATATTCCGTTCATTTTGTGAACCAAACAAAGACAATATTGTAATTCTGCCTCCTACATATGGTATGTACGAAGTATTGGCCAATGTTAACGCAGTCAAAATCATTAAAGTGCCTCTTTTGGAGAATTTCCAGCCCAATGTCGAGGCTATTTTAAATACTATTGACAACGCAACTAAACTCTTGTTTTTATGTTCTCCCAACAACCCAACAGCTAATAGTTTTCAAGCCGAAGCAATCGACAAATTATTGCAATCATTTAATGGCTTGGTAGTTATTGACGAAGCTTACATAGACTTTTCTGATCAAGAAAGTTGGCTTAATAGATTGGATGATTTCCCAAATCTTGTAATAACTCAAACACTCTCCAAGGCCTATGCCTTGGCAGGTGTCAGGTTAGGAATTTGTTATGCATCAAAGGAGATAATTTCAATATTGAATAAAATCAAGCCTCCTTACAATATCAACGAATTAACCCAACAAAAGGCTATAAGTGAACTGAAAGGAACTATCGCAACACAGGAACAAATACAGACCATTCTCGATGAACGGGAACGATTGACAGTAGCCTTAAAGAGCATAGCCTACATTGAAAAAATATATCCTTCTGACACTAACTTTTTGCTGATTAAAGTGGACGATGCAAATAGACGATACCAGCAACTTGTAGAAGAGGGGGTAATTGTTCGAAATAGAACCAAGGAACCTTTGTGTGATAATTGTTTGCGCATTACAGTCGGGAATCCCAATGAAAACAAAATACTAGTACAAACTCTACAGAACCTAAAGCCATGA